Within Acomys russatus chromosome 7, mAcoRus1.1, whole genome shotgun sequence, the genomic segment tgtctcttttctttctttaatattttggttatattttacATCTTTCCCCAATACTATTTGTTagcaaaagtatttttaaaaaaacaagtcaaTTCTAATacgttgaaagtgctattgcaggctgtttaggataaataagttatacaagttaatttttagttgatcaaatcatggccatatcaattactagtataatcacaagaatatacatcttaggtacaacagatagatatgattctatcgAAAGACACGGTACAATAATTAGATagggtcttcagaaacctcataGATATgcagactatggcatttaaaatgttttttttttttatattattttaaagcttcACTGAGAATAaaacatgttaactcctggcaacaccaagcctaTTTCAAAGAGGATGACGAAcataaaagaacctccttatggagaagacttcaaatgtggcaaacatgccactggacaaaatgtcctcatttctaccacagacaggcagaattttgcctaaaaacgggcaagcttgaatgcaggcagagtcgacagccaaactctgcccagacagggtaagcaagttctcaatatttcctgcctaacaaatatgtctatcagatatatgggccagaaggctgaagaagatgctccaacacatagagaattttgggtgactattcaggtaacaaacagtctctgtcatcttctcgtttggaaagctactaacctgcatttctggtatactcaggtaatcaatttatcctttctcaagtctctgatggagttgaagatcaggtagcatagttttacaaggaagcttagttgtttagggtttaggatgtttttacgtctagatagatgttttaagttgataatgacaagatgtgatggagattgatttacattcagaattttagactcaccaagacagggaGGATGTACCTTCAAGCTGTTAAATGCAAGTAGACAAAAccataagaatgtaacatttataggattcctgattgtgtcatgattcttcttgctataagtagcctattgtatatatgtgtgataatgtatatgtaaaaatatgtttaattaaaaaataagaaatataaatacatgcaGAATCATGATAAAATCTGGACAATTAGATGCCATTCATTTTTCCAACATTTTGTAATTGTTTATGGTGAAAAGACTGAAAACATTGCtttatctttattcattttactttaaataatacATGAGAATGTGTTCCTAAGTAGATTCAATACAATAGATAACAAAGTCCTCGTTTTCACCTTTCTCCTTCTGCACTTCCTACATACTATTAACCACTCTACTATCCTCCTGTATGAGATAAGCTTTCCTAAGTGCCAGATATGAGTGAGTACTTAAGGTGTTTATCCTTCTCTGTTTGGCTAATTTCACATAGTTTCTTCCAGGGAtaaccatatatattttttaaatggcgAGAATTATTTACTTCTAGGTGATTggagaaaaattatatatgttaaaTAGAACAAAGCCTCAAATGACCCCCAGATAAAGACATCTTGGGAGAAGTGTCAATGAAATTGAAATTATGGCTTGGGGAATGGAGATTATCTCACTTTAATTTACAAGATTTGTGGAACATAGAGGATTAGTTGACATGGAAAAGAGGGGGACATTGAACACTTCTGTGTTACATGCTATTCTAATCCATTTCGCTGTCATCCTGGGTATCCTAAGGGACATCTGTGGGAATTAGAGGTGACTCTAGAGCATTTGAATAGAACATTAAAAAGGGACCACAGACGCTAGATTTACAGAGTGCAGGCTACGTGATACAACGGGTATGTCAGCATCATCTTCACTGTATCATAGATCATACGATAGTATTTGACTAGAGAAGTTAAAGGCAAGTGAAAAATGAATAATGAACACAAAGAAGTGGCATTATTTATTAGAATGATAAGTAATAGGtatttgaataatttaatttACTAGTGATGAAGTAAATTGCTTCCAGGTGTCTTACTGCTCTTGTTATGGCTTTTACTGGGTGATTTCTAGTTATGTTATTTGTGATACAAAGTAGAAAGACTGTTCCAAGAAAGCAAGTGAGGGGAATGAAGTTTGGAAAATAACTACAAGTAAGTGTCCATCTAAGGATGGTCAGACTTTAggtaaaagtttttattttattttttaatctatgaaaCGCTTGTGAAAGTATACAGCTTGCTAAGAGCTTATGGTATGCCCTAAGAATAACTGTCCATTTATTGAGtttctttaaattcctttttgtttttaaagtctgaTTCACAAGATTGATAAGTGAATGGAAAAGGAACAAAACTAACAGAGTGAGAGTTAACAAGTGTTGATGAAACTTTAGACTTAAGTGATCACAGATGTCAAGGATCATTTTAAGACATGTGCCATTTATGATTGGGTGTCTAGCATTGCCAccaattaaaatgtaatgtgaTGAATGAGAATACAAGACCCACTCAACTCAGGAGTGTCTTTAAGTGTGTTAATACTTCAAGTAGTACACAATAAAAAAGCAATATACAAAATGCATCATCTGTCAATGGAAACTTATGCTCTAAAATGGTGAATCCTAGCCAAGTGTTTCTGATCAAtgactcaaaaatgaaaacaaagccaaatgaAATGTCAAAATTTAAGAATTCAGACTGAATCTAGTAATTTTTGGTTTAAAAACTTTGCAGTGTAAAATGTTAATTCTAATGTATATTAACTGCTAAGGCAATAAAGTATTAGTACAAACAAATCAACCTGTGTTGTCAACTAATGTATATCTAAAACCCAGGAAAAAGATGTCTTAGAGAAAACAATTTGCTTGTTTTATCTtaatacagaatataaaaatttTCCTCATAGAGATAAACTTATAGGAAACAGAATGGTAAACTTGTAATTATTGCACATATTTACCAAGAATAACAGTATTATTTTTGTCAGCAAAGTTTCTTTGCTaaactttataagaaaaaaaaaatgtggtgagCTACTCTGTCTCTTATGGTCATTACTTTGCTTAAAATTATACCCTGCTACATCCAAATATTCAATTGTACCTTTGATTATCGATCACCAGAAGTCATTTTAAAGAGGGTGATCTTGCTTAGTAAAGTTATAAAAAGACCAATTTTAGGGTAACCTTTTTCATGgtcacaataaaaattaaaattgagcaAACCGAGCTAGACTTTCATGCCTCCCAAATGAAACTGAAGCCTATTAATACCTCACTTTCCCAATAAGTAAGTTAGAAGACATATCAGCAAAATTTCCCAAATAGGAGAATTTTAATTAATGGGATGTGGATATTTCCTGAGTTTTAGTTCTTACACAGGAAAGGCAGATTATGTTGTCCTGGTAGTAACTGGTCATCAGTGACCCTATTGAtcactctttctcttcctatttcccAGGAAATCAACTTTAATGTGACCAACCtgcatttgttccttttctttgtgtatctttAGAATTTTAATGTCTTAAAATTAACTAATTCTGTATACggaatatgtttctgtttttaccAAATGAGTGGTCACCCATTgctaaaatagaaaatgaagttaagaagattttaaaattgtatgttttcctcatgaaaatttaaaattcatataaatttGACATTGATGGAGGCTAAAGgacttattatatataatttgatgTTCTTGGTTTTATTATCTCTTATTTGAATGCTCTGTAAGATGACAAAGAATAACAGCAAAATTTTAAGCAGATGACATCAAAATATGTTACCTATTGGAATGTTTGCATATGTTATGTTTAAATGTACATATTTCATTTcaattcttcaaaaatatttggattttaaacaaatgcattttattttattgtctttgctTTCTATAGAAAGTGAAAagttttcaaaaatgtttaattaaatctTTAATTCATACAATCACCAAATAAAACATAATGTAAttaatttaatcttttcttttgcaGATAAAGTTGCTAATGCTCCATAAGATGAGATAATTAGCATGAGCATTTCTGGAATTTTTTAAACATAGGTTTCGATTCCTAGATTTTACACATAAGAACCTTGAAAGAAACACTTTGCAATCCTATATCTGCCTTTAGGTGACTATCCTGGTTGTTATACACTAAATTTGAAATATCCTTGGTTTTAAGATGATAAACAATATGACACATCCctacatttcatttttctacttgGTTGGTATTCCTGGCTTGGAAAAATTTCACTGCTTCATCAGCATCCCTGTGTGCTTCCTGTTTGTCTTGACCTTGGTGGGAAATAGCATAATCATTGTGACTGTCAAACTAGAACCAAGCCTCCACCAGcctatgtttttcttcctttgtatgtTGGCAACAAATGACATGTTTCTTACTTGCTCCACGGCCTTGAAAATGCTTGCGATTTTCTGGTTTGATGAACACTGGATTGAATTTGATGCCTGTCTAACACAAATGTACTTTATCCACACACTTTGCATTTTTGAGTCAGGCATCCTAGTGGCCATGGCTTTTGATCGCTTTGTGGCCATTTGCATCCCACTACACTACTCAACTATCCTTACAACATCTATGGTTATTAAACTGGGTTTAGTTGGCTTGAGCAGAGCTCTGTTCATGGTTCTGCCAGGTCCTCTTCTCATTAAGAGACTGCCCTACTACACAAGCTATGTCATTCCTCATGCTTACTGTGAACACATGGCTGTGGTGAAGTTGGCCAGTGCCAACACTCGCATTAACAGAGCTTACGGAATCTCAGTGGCAATTTCAGTAACAATATTGGACATATGGCTCATAGCCACATCCTATATAAAAATTCTCCAAGCAGTTTTCCGGCTCTCTTCCAAAAATGCCCGCTCTAAAGCCCTGGGCACCTGTGCTGCCCATGTCTGCACCATTCTTGCCTTCTATTCACCTGCACTGTTCAGCTTCCTAACACATCGCATTGGCAAGCATGTGTCTCCAAGTGTCCACATCATCCTGGCAAGCATGTACCTTCTAGTACCCCCCTCAGTCAATCCCTTGGTGTATGGTGTCAAGACAAAACAGATTCGGGATCGAGTGCTGAGTCTCTTCTCACCCTTGAAAATTACTGTATACTAAACCATTTAGATAACATTTGTGATGGAAAAAAGGGTCTCATTAAAGAATGGAGTATTAATTAACTTTTGCTAAGATGCTATTGTTAAATGCTATTTCTCTTCTATATTATTTTTTGCAGAAGAGATTTATGGTTTCATGTAATATTTTTGTATTGATCTTTTGATTGGAATTTTATGTAAACAGTGTCTGATTTGCTGTTTCATTCGGTATCTTCACATTAGAGACTGTGGTTCAGATTATGCACATATGTCCCATCATTACATATCTTCCTGTCAATTTCTCTGTCTACACTGTATAATTAGTTAtaaatttctggaaaaaaataaatgcaataatgtCAGTTTTAGTTTCATATGCAGAAGTTTGAATACTAGTTCTGCAGTCCTTACTTCAGAAtaattcacagcagctgtggtcatCTGCACAAGCGCTGTATGAAACCAAGGTAGTGAACAAACaatatatatcctttattatgttcaACTATGATCTCTCTATGCCTAGATTCATCTGAAAAATtaacagcattttatttttgtctttgtgggaaaaaaacaaaactgaccaTGTTTCTTCCTTCCACCAGAGAAGAAAGAGTAGCTAGCAAATTGCTGCCTTAATATCTGCAGTCAGTAAAGAGAAGGATcatgaatttacacacacacaaaaagaacataTGAAGGAGGTATGTTGTGCTGTATTACAAATTTAAACACAATTCTcctgagattttaaaattaaatgctgTAGAAGACTAGAGTCTAGgtaaagaaaaaacatacaagtaaagaataaaagtaaagcattaattttaattctcaaattatttaatatataaccaGACTCTCGATGAAATATTTAGACTGAGATGATAATTTATGTTAACATGaatgagagaaatgaaaagcaacaaaattataaatggtGTGGTAGAAATTAGGGAGGGGTTTCTAAAGGTACATATAATACCTTGAAGAGAATACTGCTAGTTGAAAATGTAATAAGGGTGTGTTGAAAACTTTATAGCACCGTTTAAAGAAACATAAGTGATATAATACTAAATTTCTGTATATTTCTCAATTAAATTCAAGAGAAgacataaaaaggaagaaaaagagtaaataatAATTCAAAGTTATTGCCTGATTGTACCAAGGAAAAAATTGTAAGTATGGATAAGATATGAAACAAATTGTGTACTGTATACAAAATTTAATTTCCTCTATAAAAACTCTGATATTGACTTCcaatatgcatttaaaattattgttaagaAAAAGATGAATAGGAGTTGAATCCCAGCTAAAAAATTAGAGATTTTGTTGATTAATTACTGAAGTCATTTCTATAAGTATCAAAGGTTTTCCTCTTTTTCCAACTGAGAGTTCCTGAAACAGATccattaacataataaaataacaaagaagtCACGTGTTTGACATAAATTATGAATAGTTATTTAGAGGTAGTTACTACTATCAAATTTAGAGTTAAATGCCATATAATTCATCCACTAGatcatgtttcattttatttacatttatcgGTGCATAAAAGGTATTTTGGGGAGAGATCAAATTGGAATACAAAAATGTAGCTTATTAGTACAGGTATTTGACTTCTTatctcattgttttattttaattttttattatttttgaaatataatataatacatctTGATAATAATACAATAtactatgaaagaaaatataattgtaGCAATTGGCTCCAAATGCCAAATGGcaatccctgaaaacatacataaaatattatttagacTGAGCACATCATATTAtaagcatatatgcatgtatacgcATACTGGTATGTAAAATGTTAATGAAAATGAGTCCATGAATATAAGAGAAAGCAAGGATGGATGGACGTGAGAACtataaggaaggaaagcagaagagaaactaatgtaattacattatgacatcaaaaaataaaataaatgccacACGCACATTATAAAACTacatttccccttttttctttcttacttccaACCACTCTCACTTCACCTCCTCTGGCGTCTCTTTCTCTAATTGTTGCCATTCAGtgtcagacacacacaagcatgtatgcatgcacacgcactcaaacacgtatgtatgtatatccctACATACGTAAATACACCTTGTCCTGTATGTATAGTATATGATTTCACGGTTGACCACTTGATATTGCGGGGCTGCTTTCTAGGAAAGACTCTTTTTGCCCATTCTCAGCGCTCCCTAGTTTCCTGTAGTGTTTTTGTGTAGGCGTGGTTCCTCAGGAGAAATACTCCTTCCCATGTTCATACGTGTGTTTGCTTTGCCCTTGTTCAAGCCTTGTCCAAGCAGCCATGTTATTCTTCATGGGTATAGTTTCTATGGCATTTCTAGGAGATATGGTCTCACAATGTCTAGGAGACATTGtcccacaatgttccctgagccttgagagcAGGAGTTGTATTGTGAACTGGGTGTGGGCACTCACAATCACTTATTTTCTAacatttggttggttttgattttctgcAATAGCTTCTTTGTGTTTCAGGGAGGGCTTTTTGTGAAAAGGACACCACTTATCTGTGGGTAGAACGGTAAACCTTTACAGTGAGGTTGGGAGTTatgttattttaataaagtgGTAGCTGTGTGTTCTCCTCTAAGACTTAAGAGCCCAGATAATTGTTTGGGTGTCTGGACCAGATGTGACTTACCTCTTACCAAGAGCACTTTGAAAGCTGCTGATTGCCATCAGGATAACAGTGCCACTATGGCACTTTTAGAGTTGTTGGGCCAGGCTGGTCCTTGTTGTAattcaaatgttattttaatatctGTTTTTCTGCccatattgctctggctaaaattCAAGAGCTGTATTAGGTAAAAGTAATGAGAGTAGACTCCTTTGACAAGTGTATTATTTTATGGGAAagggttttcattttttcccaatTTACTGTAAATATTGGCTAATTTAAACTTATATATTCCTTAtatttgttaattcttttttataattttcccaAAGGAATTTTTATCATTCTTATCCTGAAATCCTCCCCTTAActtctaaattaattaaattatctcCTACTCTTCTACCATTCATAAACTCATAACTGGTTACCGTATAGAAACTGAGTCTCTGGAATGCTCAGCCACAAATGCACATCTTTATCATACCCTTCCTTATGTCTCAAGAGTTATaactaaaaaggaaatgaaatatagTGAGAGCCAGAGGACAAGGATGACTGTAGCAAAACTGTTTTCTGTACAGTATAGGAAATCCTCACTCATTAATTCATAGCAACTGTATCTGTCTAAGCAGTAACTGTAAAGATTAATTCAGGCTACAGTGTCTATTCTTTAATATGCTGATGTTCTTATCACATCTGATATCTTTCCACTATAGAAAACGCATTTACTAATTAAATATCTAAACATTGTGTAAAACATTTGCTTATCTTATCAGTGAGGAGGTCCTAAGACAGGAAGGGACAATTTCATGGGTGGATTATGAGTAAAAGCTCATGGTAAATTTACCACGATCATCACTGCATTTGAAAGTATTttagtaccatgccatttttcattagtgttgctctatagtacagcttgagatcagggatgcagATTCttttggaagatcttttattatacaggattgttttagctattctggattttttctttttcatatgatgttgagaattgatctttttaGGTCTGTAAAGagttatgtaggtattttgatagggactgcattgaagctgtagattgcttttggtaatattgCATTTTTactgaaacaacctagatgtccctcagttgaagaatggataaagaaactggtacatttacacagtggaatactactcagctattaaaaacaatggaatcttgaaatttgcaggcaaatgggtggaactggaaatgatcattctgagtgagataaccaaaATATGGTAAGACACTTATGGTATATGCtcacgtataagtggatattggacCAACATAGATGACCtcagagagacttcacccagtgagggatcaggacagatgctgggacttgatgcTGGACTCTGCATGGAGAGccgagaatggtatggaagaatgggtggatggaAAGACACAAAGGGTTCAAgaaccccacaaagagaccataaAGGCAGGGAGATCTGCACCTGgggggggcctacacaaactgttgcatcaaccaaTGACAATGCAGGCATCAATCCTAGACACCTGTTTAGATTggccaatggacatctcattcttcatggttgtggggagagtgggaacttcctcagatatgaactctggtgccttcaatttgatcatttccccttgatgtgttggcgtggtggcacacagaggaaaaagaaccaTGCTATCCAGATAAGACATGATATGCTATGGCCATACAACGGGGGAGGAAGTCGCCTTCTCTCAGAGGTCtcagggagtggaatagggtgaaagaaagagagaggatgggaacaggaagatataagtgaggggataacattcaggatgtagtTTGAATAAGATAGATActaatttaaattcagaattttagatgtaccaagataggaaagatgttctcttcaaggctgccaaatgcaataGCCAAATAATCTGAAcataacatttgtataattccttgttgttttgtggttcttcttgctgtagctagcttatggtatatatgtgtgtgtgataatataaatgtgtatgtaaaaaagaaaaaataaataaaaacaaattaaaatttaaaaaagaaaaaagaatgcattttaaaCCGAAATGAGCTATCTGTTAAATGACAACTTTGTTAACGTCCATGAGTGATTGGAAATCCAGTGCTTTCCTCTTACCTTTATTCAAGTCAACCAGTCTTTTTTGTGTTACATTGTTTCAGTTATCATCAAAACAGGGCTTCATTAAGgcagtttcatatatatatgtatatgaaatacatgtgtattatatataaaatatcattttcataCTATGTCCATCACCGCAAACACACCCTGCTTTGTGTCagtcctcttcccttttcttgctCCAATTGTCTCATAAGCTCGAATTTATCCCATTTTACTGTTGGTTTACTTCATTCTTTTGACAATAGATGCATACAGTCACTTTAGTTTCCATCTATATGCTAACAAGTAATAACACTATGATTggtgtctatttttaaattttctgatctTTACCATTACATATTACATGTCCCAAAGCAAGTATAGACAGAACTAGCCAACCCGTCCACCTTCGTtatcctgaccaaaaaaaaaaatgtgctaccACGTCCCATttacagaaatcagaaaaaaatttccaaTTTAACATTTAAAGATTGACTTAGTAGAAGTTGGGTTTAGAATAGTGGTTACCAAGGCTGTAGAAAGTATAAAGGTGGGGAACAGTAAAGAAATATGTCAATGTGATCAGTGTTACAGTCGAACGGGGGATATAGTTCAGATGTCTCATCTCAAAGGAGAGTGATTCTAATCAACATTATTGAATTGTGTATTTCATAATATCTAGAGGGGAATGTTTGAGATGCTTTTACCAGGAAAAAAGATAACTGTTACAGATAATGAATGTGTTAATTATCTTCTTTGATAATTAAGAATCAACGCATGTATTTAAACGTCAGTGTATCGTATAACTATTATGTGTAATTAAatcaaaatgatgaaaatataattGAGCAAGAGGCATATTTCAGCTACATACATTGCTGCAATGACGTAGTAATATTATGCCTTCTATATATagaaaaattcatttatataatgAACAAAACTGTTCTGcttaaagaatataattttaaaatatgcagaaaTGCATTCTCAGGCTTTTAAAATCATTATCATCTACAAATACAGGACATAAATTTTGAGCATCTCAACTGATATTTCAGATCATGAACAAGCCTTCCTCACAATTCACTCAAACCTTTTTTTCAATGTTCCAAATCTTAGGCATTTTTTCCTTTAGCTTAATCAAAGGTTGAACCCTGgaaatttttttcctcaatgCCTCAGCTTTCCATATGTCTTTTGTAAATCATAAACCATCGAAAATTTAGTGAGGAGGGACAAGATGGTTGTATACTGTTGTACCATGTTTAGAGATCaaaggagcagaggctgggaaagAGACTGAAGGCAATAAATCAGTAGCAGTGAGCTCCCACCTCATTGCAGCTGGACAACCACTGGTTGGGAAAGCACAAACATCAAGCACCCTGCATTCCTCAGAATGGGGGG encodes:
- the LOC127192207 gene encoding olfactory receptor 52K1-like, encoding MINNMTHPYISFFYLVGIPGLEKFHCFISIPVCFLFVLTLVGNSIIIVTVKLEPSLHQPMFFFLCMLATNDMFLTCSTALKMLAIFWFDEHWIEFDACLTQMYFIHTLCIFESGILVAMAFDRFVAICIPLHYSTILTTSMVIKLGLVGLSRALFMVLPGPLLIKRLPYYTSYVIPHAYCEHMAVVKLASANTRINRAYGISVAISVTILDIWLIATSYIKILQAVFRLSSKNARSKALGTCAAHVCTILAFYSPALFSFLTHRIGKHVSPSVHIILASMYLLVPPSVNPLVYGVKTKQIRDRVLSLFSPLKITVY